Proteins from one Prevotella sp. E2-28 genomic window:
- a CDS encoding cation:proton antiporter translates to MNPETTIQPLIQDPTLIFFVVLLIILFAPIVMSKLRIPHIIGMVLAGVLIGEYGFNLLSRDTSFEVFGQVGIYYIMFLAGLEMDLESIKKNSKRLVVFGLLTCFVPFILTYVMSVTILSYSGRASFLLGCIMASNTLVAYPIIGRYGLQRNSSVMLSVGSSMLSLFLALVMLAILVGTFSNDNGWMFWGLFVAKFAAFCAGSILIIPRLTRYFLRRYSDAVMQYIFVMAVMFISAALSASIGLEGIFGAFFSGLILNRYIPHVSPLMNRIEFIGNALFIPYFLIGVGMLINLQSLSNGAEVWFVMFLIAFFGTFGKALAAYISALLFKLTKSEGRMMFGLTSAHAAGAIAMVMVGRRLMIDTNVALADDNMLNGVVIMILVTCIISTFTTQRASQQLVIANSQQPTSTSLENDDERIMVCVKYPEIAPQLLELALLTRNQKLKRELVALNVVYDGENSIKEREKGIQLLEKLQQQASASEVHVLPQVRLATNIANGIKHAFRESGCSEVVMGMHVHTEVSTKFWGEFIQSLYNGLNRQILLMRFTQPLSTLRRIQVAVPSRAEYEPGFHRWLERLCRFAGQLDCRVQFHGRQESLDPINEYINSRHPNVRAEYTQMGHWNELPKLASHIGPDNLLVVVTARKGTISYKNALDRLPDELTKYFSGTNLMIIFPDQYGNTKEEKMSFTEAQHHEENSIYDTLLRWIHKSHKTH, encoded by the coding sequence ATGAACCCAGAGACCACCATACAGCCACTGATACAGGACCCCACGCTGATTTTCTTCGTGGTGCTGCTCATCATTCTCTTCGCGCCTATCGTGATGAGTAAGCTGCGCATTCCCCATATCATCGGCATGGTGCTGGCTGGCGTACTGATTGGCGAATACGGATTCAACCTGCTGTCACGCGACACATCGTTCGAGGTATTCGGACAGGTGGGCATCTATTACATCATGTTTCTGGCAGGACTGGAGATGGACCTTGAGAGCATCAAGAAAAACTCCAAGCGATTGGTTGTCTTCGGTCTGCTGACCTGCTTCGTACCTTTCATCCTAACTTACGTGATGTCGGTCACCATACTGAGCTATAGCGGGCGTGCATCGTTTCTCTTAGGATGCATCATGGCTTCAAACACGCTGGTGGCCTACCCTATTATTGGCCGCTACGGCCTGCAGCGCAATTCCAGCGTGATGCTCAGCGTAGGCTCATCAATGCTGTCGCTTTTCCTGGCACTAGTGATGCTGGCCATCCTCGTGGGCACCTTCAGCAATGACAACGGATGGATGTTCTGGGGACTGTTTGTGGCAAAGTTTGCTGCTTTCTGTGCTGGCAGCATCCTGATTATCCCCCGACTGACGCGTTACTTCCTGCGCCGATACAGTGACGCAGTGATGCAGTACATCTTCGTTATGGCCGTGATGTTTATCAGTGCAGCCTTGTCGGCATCTATCGGACTGGAAGGCATCTTCGGTGCGTTCTTCTCGGGATTGATACTTAACAGATACATACCGCACGTGTCGCCCTTGATGAACCGTATCGAGTTTATTGGTAACGCGCTGTTCATTCCCTACTTCCTGATAGGTGTGGGAATGCTCATCAACCTTCAGTCGCTATCAAACGGTGCAGAGGTGTGGTTCGTGATGTTCCTCATAGCCTTCTTCGGCACGTTTGGAAAGGCACTAGCAGCCTACATATCAGCCCTGCTGTTTAAGCTGACAAAGTCGGAGGGGCGCATGATGTTCGGACTGACCTCGGCTCACGCTGCAGGTGCTATTGCAATGGTGATGGTGGGGCGCAGATTGATGATCGATACAAACGTGGCATTGGCCGATGACAATATGCTGAACGGCGTGGTAATCATGATACTGGTTACGTGTATCATATCGACCTTTACCACCCAAAGGGCTTCACAGCAACTGGTCATCGCCAATAGTCAACAACCCACGTCAACCAGCCTGGAAAATGATGACGAGCGCATCATGGTGTGCGTGAAATATCCAGAGATTGCACCGCAACTGCTTGAACTGGCACTGCTTACAAGGAATCAGAAATTAAAGCGCGAACTGGTGGCACTCAACGTAGTCTATGACGGCGAGAATAGCATTAAGGAACGTGAAAAGGGCATCCAACTGCTGGAGAAACTGCAACAGCAGGCCAGCGCGTCCGAGGTTCACGTGCTGCCACAGGTACGACTGGCCACGAACATTGCCAACGGCATTAAGCACGCCTTTCGCGAGAGCGGCTGCTCGGAGGTGGTGATGGGTATGCACGTACATACGGAGGTGAGCACAAAGTTCTGGGGCGAGTTCATTCAGAGTCTTTACAACGGCCTGAACCGTCAGATTCTGCTGATGCGATTCACACAGCCACTGAGCACCCTGCGCCGCATTCAGGTGGCCGTGCCCAGCAGAGCTGAATACGAGCCGGGCTTCCACCGCTGGCTGGAGCGTCTGTGCCGCTTTGCCGGACAACTGGATTGTCGCGTGCAGTTCCACGGACGTCAGGAGTCGCTTGACCCTATCAATGAATATATCAACAGCAGGCATCCTAACGTCAGAGCAGAATATACGCAGATGGGCCATTGGAACGAGTTGCCAAAACTGGCCAGTCACATAGGTCCTGACAACCTTCTGGTTGTTGTCACAGCGCGTAAGGGAACCATCAGCTACAAGAACGCGCTCGACCGTCTGCCTGATGAACTGACAAAGTATTTCTCGGGCACAAACCTCATGATTATCTTCCCCGACCAGTATGGTAACACGAAGGAGGAGAAGATGAGCTTCACTGAGGCTCAGCACCATGAGGAGAACAGTATCTATGACACGCTGCTACGCTGGATTCACAAGTCACACAAAACACATTAA
- a CDS encoding pseudouridine synthase, whose product MDFENEKKDELQKVESGASREGYQKEFRPVGRSPRPRIHTGQRPVTNNYERPSYNKHSQDDEGGFRPEGFGAGLQSQAPQRSYRPRTNNYNNGGYQQRPQQGGYQPRPQQGGYRPRYNQEGDEQGYQPRQQGGYQQRGGYGQPRQQGGYQQRGGYGQRPQQGGYQQRGGYGQRPQQGGYQQRGGYGQRPQQGGFRQRTADYDPNAKYSMKKRIEYKEQNYDPTEPIRLNKFLANAGVCSRREADEFIQAGVVTVNGEVVTELGTKVMRTDIVKFHDDPVLLEKKVYVLLNKPKDYVTTSDDPQQRKTVMDLVKNACPERIYPVGRLDRNTTGVLLLTNDGDLASKLTHPKFLKKKIYHVYLDRNVTAHDLEEIANGITLDDGEIKADAIEYADPVDKKQVGIEIHSGKNRIVRRIFESFGYKVLKLDRVQFAGLTKKNLRRGDWRYLTEEEVDRLRMGAYE is encoded by the coding sequence ATGGATTTCGAGAACGAAAAGAAAGATGAACTGCAGAAAGTGGAGAGCGGTGCTAGCCGTGAAGGTTACCAGAAGGAGTTTCGCCCAGTAGGGCGTTCACCACGTCCACGTATTCACACTGGACAGCGTCCTGTAACCAATAATTACGAACGCCCAAGTTACAACAAACACAGTCAGGATGATGAAGGCGGCTTCCGCCCAGAAGGCTTTGGTGCAGGCTTGCAGAGTCAGGCTCCTCAGCGTAGTTATCGTCCGCGTACAAATAATTATAATAATGGTGGCTATCAGCAGCGCCCCCAACAGGGTGGCTATCAGCCTCGTCCTCAGCAGGGCGGTTATCGTCCCCGTTATAATCAGGAGGGCGACGAGCAGGGCTATCAGCCTCGTCAGCAGGGGGGCTATCAGCAGCGTGGCGGTTATGGCCAGCCTCGTCAGCAGGGGGGCTATCAGCAGCGTGGCGGCTATGGCCAGCGTCCTCAGCAGGGTGGTTATCAGCAGCGTGGCGGCTATGGTCAGCGCCCTCAGCAGGGTGGCTATCAGCAGCGTGGCGGCTATGGCCAGCGTCCTCAGCAGGGTGGCTTCCGTCAGCGTACTGCCGACTATGATCCCAATGCAAAGTACTCAATGAAGAAACGCATTGAATACAAGGAGCAGAATTACGACCCAACAGAGCCTATCCGCTTGAATAAGTTCTTGGCTAATGCTGGCGTTTGCAGTCGTCGTGAGGCCGATGAGTTCATCCAGGCAGGTGTTGTCACCGTAAATGGTGAGGTTGTTACTGAATTGGGAACAAAGGTGATGCGTACTGATATCGTGAAGTTCCACGATGATCCCGTATTGCTTGAGAAGAAGGTATATGTATTGCTCAACAAACCCAAGGATTATGTAACCACAAGCGATGATCCTCAGCAGCGTAAGACTGTGATGGACCTCGTGAAGAATGCTTGCCCTGAGCGTATCTATCCTGTAGGTCGTCTGGACCGCAATACCACAGGTGTGCTGTTGCTTACTAACGATGGTGACTTGGCTTCTAAGCTGACCCATCCTAAGTTCCTGAAGAAGAAGATTTACCACGTATATCTGGATCGCAACGTAACAGCTCACGACTTGGAGGAGATTGCCAATGGTATCACCCTCGATGACGGTGAGATTAAGGCCGATGCGATCGAGTATGCAGATCCTGTTGACAAGAAGCAGGTGGGCATTGAGATTCACTCTGGTAAGAACCGTATTGTACGCCGTATTTTCGAGAGCTTTGGCTATAAGGTGTTGAAGCTTGACCGCGTACAGTTTGCAGGCCTTACAAAGAAGAACCTGCGTCGTGGTGACTGGCGTTACCTCACAGAGGAAGAGGTTGACCGTCTGCGAATGGGAGCTTACGAATAA
- the purB gene encoding adenylosuccinate lyase, which yields MELNLLTAISPIDGRYRGKTEPLSEYFSEYALVRYRVRVEIEYFIALCELPLPQLQDFNHDRFEALRDIYRQFTPADAQRVKDIESVTNHDVKAVEYFIKERLDAMGGFEKYKEFIHFGLTSQDINNTSVPLSVKEAIEQVYVPLLEELIEQLHDYAEEWKNVAMLAKTHGQPASPTRLGKEIMVYVYRLEEQLRSLKEVPVTAKFGGATGNYNAHHVAYPQYDWREFGNRFVSEKLGLEREQFTTQISNYDWLAAIFDAMRRINTIIIDLDRDFWMYISMDYFKQKIKAGEVGSSAMPHKVNPIDYENSEGNLGIANAVLGFLAQKLPVSRLQRDLTDSTVLRNVGVPMGHSLIAFQSTLKGLRKLILNEDKLHEDLENTWAVVAEAIQTILRREAYPNPYETLKALTRTNKKMDEKTIHEFIQTLEVSDEVKQELMAITPWNYTGV from the coding sequence ATGGAACTAAACTTATTGACGGCCATCTCGCCTATTGATGGTCGCTATCGCGGAAAGACAGAGCCGCTGAGTGAGTATTTTTCAGAGTATGCGTTGGTGAGATACCGTGTACGTGTAGAGATTGAATATTTTATTGCGCTCTGTGAACTACCTTTGCCTCAACTTCAGGATTTCAACCATGACCGTTTCGAAGCCCTGCGTGACATTTATCGTCAGTTTACACCTGCTGATGCTCAGCGTGTAAAGGATATTGAGTCTGTAACGAATCACGATGTGAAGGCTGTTGAGTATTTTATCAAGGAACGCCTCGATGCAATGGGTGGATTTGAGAAGTACAAAGAGTTCATTCACTTTGGCTTGACCTCTCAGGATATCAATAATACCAGTGTGCCCCTTTCTGTAAAGGAAGCTATTGAGCAGGTATATGTACCCCTGTTGGAAGAACTCATTGAGCAGCTTCATGACTATGCAGAGGAGTGGAAGAACGTGGCTATGTTGGCAAAGACACATGGACAGCCTGCTTCTCCGACTCGTCTTGGCAAAGAGATAATGGTATATGTGTATCGTCTGGAGGAACAGCTGCGCTCATTGAAGGAAGTTCCTGTTACTGCTAAGTTTGGTGGTGCTACGGGCAACTATAATGCTCATCACGTAGCTTATCCTCAGTATGACTGGCGTGAGTTCGGCAATCGCTTTGTGAGCGAGAAGCTGGGATTGGAGCGTGAGCAGTTTACCACACAGATATCAAACTATGACTGGCTGGCAGCTATCTTTGATGCCATGCGTCGTATCAATACAATTATTATTGACTTGGATCGCGACTTCTGGATGTACATCTCTATGGATTACTTCAAGCAGAAGATTAAGGCTGGCGAAGTAGGCTCAAGTGCTATGCCTCATAAGGTAAACCCCATCGATTATGAGAATAGTGAGGGCAACCTTGGCATTGCTAATGCTGTATTGGGATTCCTGGCACAGAAGTTGCCTGTAAGCCGTTTGCAGCGTGACCTGACCGACTCTACCGTACTGCGTAATGTCGGCGTGCCTATGGGACATTCTCTCATAGCTTTCCAGAGTACGCTAAAGGGACTCCGTAAGTTGATCCTGAACGAGGATAAACTTCACGAGGACTTGGAGAATACATGGGCTGTGGTGGCAGAAGCTATTCAGACTATTCTGCGCCGTGAGGCTTATCCTAATCCTTATGAGACCCTGAAGGCTTTGACGCGTACCAATAAGAAGATGGATGAGAAAACCATCCACGAATTCATACAGACCTTAGAGGTTAGTGATGAGGTGAAACAAGAATTGATGGCTATTACGCCATGGAACTATACAGGAGTATAA
- a CDS encoding OmpA family protein translates to MKKFLMMLAFASVSVAGMAQSETPELKHSVATNSFWSNWFIQANLAGTAFYNSSETPLNLDKSPLKGFRNNLGLSVAIGKWFTPGIGLRSKVNGFWGRTVWGDDKEVNANKYWQFNEDVMFNLSNMICGYNPNRVWNFIPYIGGGISRNMSYDSYAMGLQFGLLNEFRLSRKFALNLDLAFSGNEPDFDGDPRTSGTDADRPSLKAKDRTFSLEVGLTYNLGKASWNKVPDVDAINALHQSQLDALNAQLADANAENDRLNDLIKNHKCPEAKTVTVKEVAAAPVSVFFNIGKSKIASRKDLQNVKALTEAAKDSKFVVTGYADSKTGSASFNQKLSQKRADTVADELVKMGVSRDKIEVVAKGGVADLTPISYNRRATVEIK, encoded by the coding sequence ATGAAAAAGTTTTTAATGATGCTAGCTTTTGCTAGTGTTTCTGTGGCAGGAATGGCACAGAGTGAGACTCCTGAATTGAAGCACAGTGTTGCTACCAATTCTTTCTGGAGCAACTGGTTCATTCAGGCAAATTTGGCAGGAACTGCTTTCTACAACAGTAGTGAGACTCCCCTGAACCTAGACAAGAGTCCTCTTAAAGGTTTCCGTAATAACCTTGGTTTGTCTGTAGCTATCGGTAAGTGGTTTACCCCTGGCATCGGTCTTCGTTCAAAGGTTAACGGCTTCTGGGGTCGTACTGTTTGGGGTGATGACAAGGAAGTAAATGCTAACAAGTACTGGCAGTTCAATGAGGACGTAATGTTCAATCTGAGCAACATGATTTGCGGTTATAACCCCAACCGCGTTTGGAACTTCATTCCTTACATAGGCGGTGGTATTTCTCGTAACATGTCTTATGACTCTTATGCAATGGGATTGCAGTTCGGTTTGTTGAACGAGTTCCGTCTGAGCCGCAAGTTCGCTTTGAACCTCGATTTGGCATTCAGCGGTAATGAGCCTGACTTCGATGGCGATCCTCGTACTAGCGGTACCGATGCTGACCGTCCTTCTTTGAAGGCTAAGGACCGTACTTTCAGCCTGGAGGTTGGTCTGACCTATAACCTTGGTAAGGCTTCATGGAACAAGGTTCCCGATGTTGATGCTATCAATGCTCTGCACCAGAGCCAGCTCGATGCTCTCAATGCACAGCTTGCTGATGCAAATGCTGAGAACGATCGTCTGAACGACCTGATTAAGAACCATAAGTGTCCTGAGGCTAAGACTGTAACAGTGAAGGAAGTTGCTGCTGCTCCTGTATCAGTATTCTTCAACATTGGAAAGTCTAAGATTGCTTCTCGTAAGGATCTGCAGAACGTGAAGGCTCTGACTGAGGCTGCTAAGGATAGCAAGTTCGTTGTAACTGGTTATGCTGATAGCAAGACTGGTAGCGCTTCATTCAACCAGAAGCTGAGCCAAAAGCGTGCTGACACCGTTGCTGATGAGCTCGTTAAGATGGGCGTAAGCCGCGATAAGATTGAGGTTGTTGCTAAGGGTGGTGTTGCTGATTTGACTCCTATCTCTTACAACCGTCGTGCAACTGTTGAGATTAAGTAA
- a CDS encoding ABC transporter ATP-binding protein, with protein MIDIKNITKNFGSLQVLKGIDLHINKGEVVSIVGPSGAGKTTLLQIIGTLDRPNTGSVCIDGINTTTLSQKALSDFRNKHLGFVFQFHQLLPEFTAIENIMIPAYIAGTSHKAAKERATELLQFMGLTDRATHKPNELSGGEKQRIAVARALVNSPAVILADEPSGSLDTKNKEELHQLFFDLRDKFGQTFVIVTHDETLATITDRTIHMKDGLLVPTVPVIESIEPNVNPAEP; from the coding sequence ATGATAGACATAAAAAATATCACCAAGAACTTCGGCTCACTGCAGGTGCTGAAAGGTATCGACCTCCACATCAACAAAGGCGAGGTGGTCAGTATTGTAGGTCCCAGCGGTGCCGGAAAAACAACCCTACTGCAAATCATTGGTACACTTGACAGACCCAACACGGGATCCGTGTGTATTGATGGCATCAACACCACGACTCTCTCACAAAAGGCATTATCCGACTTTCGCAACAAGCATCTGGGCTTCGTGTTCCAGTTTCATCAGCTGCTACCCGAGTTTACGGCTATAGAAAATATCATGATACCAGCCTATATCGCAGGCACATCACATAAAGCAGCTAAAGAGCGCGCCACAGAGCTGTTACAGTTCATGGGCCTCACTGACCGCGCCACACACAAGCCCAACGAGCTCTCTGGCGGAGAGAAACAACGTATTGCGGTAGCTCGCGCCCTTGTCAACAGCCCTGCTGTTATCCTTGCAGACGAGCCCAGTGGTTCGCTCGACACGAAGAATAAGGAGGAACTGCATCAGCTCTTCTTCGACCTACGCGATAAGTTCGGACAGACGTTTGTCATCGTAACGCACGACGAGACATTGGCTACCATCACCGACCGTACGATTCACATGAAAGACGGCTTACTGGTTCCTACAGTGCCTGTCATTGAGTCCATCGAACCCAATGTTAACCCCGCAGAACCATGA
- the mutL gene encoding DNA mismatch repair endonuclease MutL — translation MSDVIQLLPDSVANQIAAGEVIQRPASVIKELVENAVDAGAKVIRVLVVDAGRTSIQVIDDGCGMSETDARLAFERHATSKIRQADDLFALHTMGFRGEALPSIAAVSVVELTTRMATEEIGTHLTLQGSRVVSQEPVACPVGCNFKVENLFFNVPARRKFLKTNATELNNILTAFERIVLVYPEISFVLYSNGQELMNLKAGHLRQRIADVFGKKTSQELLPIEVDTALCRITGFVGKPEAARKKAGYEYFFVNGRYMKHAYFHKAVCSAFERLVPVGMQVPYFIYFEVDPADIDVNIHPTKTEIKFENEQSIWQILLAAVKDAIGKFCDVPTIDFDTEGKPDIPVFDPQRDSIELPRVSYNPDYNPFEKHSSAGSSTFRESSYIGGNSVPKDWEKLYEQQPLPSYSEDHLFPVEEPKDEKDVLILEKSPAHYQYKGRYIMTAVKSGLMIIDQQRADIRIRYERYMEQFRQKTSNTQRILFPEVMEFPLSDSVMVDKFMPDLAMMGFDINSLGGGSYVVNGIPAGLEGINPERLIRQVVADAIEKGSSDVEEIHAALALSLARHAAIPQGQVLNNEEMEQVVNELFSCSNVNYTPDGKAILYILPHHEIEQALR, via the coding sequence ATGAGCGATGTGATACAACTGCTGCCCGATTCGGTAGCCAACCAGATTGCTGCTGGAGAGGTGATACAACGACCAGCTTCTGTTATCAAGGAGCTGGTTGAGAATGCTGTGGATGCAGGGGCAAAGGTGATTCGAGTGCTTGTGGTGGACGCAGGCCGTACCTCTATCCAAGTGATAGATGATGGCTGTGGCATGTCTGAGACTGATGCCCGTCTGGCTTTTGAGCGTCATGCAACCTCAAAGATACGCCAGGCTGACGATTTGTTTGCACTTCATACTATGGGCTTCCGTGGTGAAGCGCTTCCATCGATAGCTGCTGTATCTGTAGTGGAACTGACCACGCGAATGGCTACAGAGGAGATTGGCACCCATCTGACGTTACAAGGTTCGCGTGTTGTTAGTCAGGAACCTGTGGCTTGTCCAGTAGGATGTAATTTCAAAGTTGAGAATCTGTTTTTCAATGTACCAGCACGCAGAAAGTTTCTGAAAACGAATGCAACGGAGCTTAATAATATCCTGACCGCCTTTGAGCGAATTGTGCTGGTGTATCCTGAGATTAGTTTTGTCCTCTATAGCAATGGGCAGGAACTTATGAATCTAAAGGCAGGCCATCTACGTCAGCGTATTGCCGATGTGTTTGGAAAAAAGACTAGTCAGGAACTTCTGCCTATAGAGGTAGATACGGCTCTTTGTCGTATCACGGGTTTTGTGGGGAAACCAGAAGCAGCTCGCAAGAAGGCTGGATACGAATACTTCTTTGTCAATGGTCGCTATATGAAGCATGCCTATTTCCATAAGGCTGTGTGTAGTGCTTTTGAACGTCTGGTGCCAGTAGGAATGCAAGTACCTTACTTTATTTATTTTGAGGTGGATCCTGCTGATATCGATGTCAATATTCATCCCACAAAGACGGAAATCAAATTCGAGAACGAACAGAGTATCTGGCAGATTCTTCTGGCTGCGGTGAAAGATGCAATCGGAAAGTTCTGTGACGTGCCTACCATTGATTTCGATACAGAAGGTAAGCCTGATATCCCCGTGTTTGATCCTCAGCGTGATTCAATAGAGTTGCCTCGAGTGAGTTATAATCCAGATTATAATCCATTTGAGAAACATTCGTCTGCAGGTTCTTCAACATTTAGGGAATCGTCGTACATAGGGGGAAATAGTGTGCCTAAAGACTGGGAAAAGCTCTATGAGCAACAGCCCTTGCCTTCATATTCGGAGGACCACTTATTCCCTGTAGAAGAGCCAAAAGACGAGAAGGATGTGCTGATTTTGGAGAAATCGCCTGCTCATTATCAGTATAAAGGACGTTATATTATGACTGCTGTGAAGTCGGGACTGATGATTATAGACCAGCAGCGTGCTGACATTCGAATTCGTTATGAGCGATATATGGAGCAATTTCGTCAAAAGACGTCGAATACTCAGCGTATCCTGTTTCCTGAAGTGATGGAGTTTCCCTTGTCAGATAGTGTGATGGTTGACAAGTTCATGCCAGATCTAGCGATGATGGGATTCGATATTAACTCGCTTGGTGGTGGTAGTTATGTAGTCAATGGTATTCCAGCAGGCTTAGAAGGAATCAATCCTGAGCGCCTGATTCGTCAGGTGGTGGCTGATGCGATAGAAAAGGGTAGTAGTGATGTTGAGGAGATTCATGCTGCTTTGGCATTGAGCTTAGCACGTCATGCTGCAATCCCACAGGGACAGGTCCTGAATAACGAGGAGATGGAACAGGTCGTAAACGAATTGTTTTCATGCTCAAATGTTAATTATACGCCTGATGGAAAGGCCATCCTGTATATTCTGCCTCATCATGAGATTGAGCAAGCTTTACGCTGA
- the asnS gene encoding asparagine--tRNA ligase encodes MKRTKIIDVLKSTEYGKEVCVKGWVRTHRSSKAVDFIALNDGSTINNVQIVVDPTKFDEQLLKDITTGACISAEGTLVESQGAGQSSEIQATNLVVYGLCGNDYPMQKKGQSFEAMRKNAHMRLRTNTFGAVMRIRHNMAMAIHTYFHNHGFYYFHTPLITASDCEGAGNMFQVTTKNLYDLKKDEQGKIIYDDDFFGEQTSLTVSGQLEGELGATALGAIYTFGPTFRAENSNTPRHLAEFWMVEPEVAFLDQEELMDLEEDFIKYCVKWALDNCKDDLEFLNKMIDKTLIQRLESVLKETFVRLPYTEGINILQEAIKNGKKFEFPCNWGDDLASEHERYLVEEHFKKPVIMTDYPRAFKSFYMKQNQDTADGGSVGYKGAVAPGPTMQGTDVLFPQIGEIIGGSVREESYDKLMGEINRREMDQTHLWWYIDTRRWGSCPHAGFGLGFERLILFVTGMQNIRDVIPFPRTPKSAEF; translated from the coding sequence GTGAAACGTACAAAGATAATTGATGTGCTGAAAAGCACGGAATATGGTAAAGAGGTCTGTGTGAAGGGCTGGGTGCGTACGCACCGCTCTTCTAAGGCTGTTGATTTCATTGCACTCAACGATGGTTCTACTATCAATAACGTGCAGATTGTGGTTGATCCAACCAAGTTCGACGAGCAACTTCTGAAGGATATTACTACTGGTGCCTGCATTAGTGCAGAGGGTACGCTGGTAGAGAGTCAGGGTGCTGGTCAGAGCAGTGAGATCCAGGCTACCAATCTGGTGGTTTATGGTCTCTGCGGCAACGACTATCCTATGCAGAAGAAAGGCCAGAGTTTCGAGGCTATGCGTAAGAACGCCCACATGCGTCTGCGTACTAACACCTTTGGTGCTGTGATGCGTATTCGTCATAATATGGCAATGGCTATCCACACCTATTTCCATAATCATGGTTTCTACTATTTCCACACCCCTCTGATTACAGCATCCGACTGTGAGGGCGCAGGAAATATGTTCCAGGTAACAACCAAGAACCTGTACGACTTAAAGAAGGATGAGCAGGGAAAGATTATCTACGACGATGATTTCTTTGGTGAGCAGACTTCGCTGACCGTATCTGGTCAGTTGGAGGGTGAGCTTGGCGCTACAGCTCTTGGAGCTATCTACACCTTTGGTCCTACGTTCCGTGCAGAGAACTCAAATACTCCTCGTCACTTGGCTGAGTTCTGGATGGTAGAGCCTGAGGTCGCTTTCCTTGATCAGGAAGAGCTGATGGACCTCGAAGAGGACTTCATCAAGTATTGCGTGAAATGGGCACTTGATAACTGTAAGGACGATCTTGAGTTCCTCAATAAGATGATTGACAAGACGCTGATTCAGCGTTTGGAAAGCGTACTCAAGGAGACCTTTGTCCGTCTGCCTTACACTGAGGGTATCAATATTCTGCAGGAGGCTATCAAGAACGGTAAGAAGTTTGAATTCCCCTGCAACTGGGGTGATGACCTCGCTTCTGAACACGAGCGCTACCTCGTTGAGGAGCACTTCAAGAAGCCCGTCATCATGACTGACTATCCACGTGCCTTCAAGTCATTCTATATGAAGCAGAATCAGGATACAGCTGATGGTGGTTCTGTAGGTTATAAGGGTGCTGTAGCACCTGGTCCTACGATGCAGGGTACCGATGTGCTCTTCCCACAAATTGGTGAGATTATTGGAGGTTCTGTTCGTGAAGAAAGCTATGATAAGCTGATGGGCGAGATTAATCGTCGTGAGATGGATCAGACCCACCTCTGGTGGTATATCGATACCCGTCGTTGGGGTTCATGTCCTCACGCAGGTTTCGGCCTTGGTTTCGAGCGTCTCATCCTATTCGTTACAGGTATGCAGAACATTCGTGACGTGATACCATTCCCACGTACTCCAAAGAGTGCGGAGTTTTAA
- a CDS encoding S1 RNA-binding domain-containing protein produces the protein MIKLGDYNTLKVIRRADQGFYLEGDEMSGDILLPNRYIPSSLSLEQDIEVFVYLDQDERLIATTEKPLVKVGEFASLEVAWINKYGAFLKWGLMKDLFCPFREQKQRMEVGKHYIVYVKEDEETHRLMATAKVDKYLSVPYTESESQSQDKRESQPQDKKEAQEKPLPLVKHGEACDCLIWQKTDLGFKTIVNNRYQGQVYDNQIFQPLHSGERITAYIDHVRQDGKIDLTLQPTGRQHTLDFAEVLLRYLYENDGHCDLGDKSPAELIYNRFKVSKKAYKKAIGDLYRRRLIVIEEERIRLV, from the coding sequence ATGATTAAACTTGGAGATTACAACACCTTAAAAGTAATTCGTCGCGCAGATCAAGGTTTTTACCTAGAAGGCGACGAGATGAGCGGTGACATTCTGCTCCCTAACCGTTATATACCCAGTAGTCTCTCTCTTGAGCAAGACATCGAGGTCTTTGTCTATCTGGATCAAGACGAGCGTCTCATTGCCACAACAGAAAAGCCTCTGGTCAAGGTTGGCGAGTTTGCCAGCCTTGAGGTAGCATGGATTAACAAATACGGCGCGTTTCTGAAATGGGGACTCATGAAGGATCTCTTTTGCCCCTTCCGTGAGCAGAAGCAACGCATGGAAGTAGGCAAACATTATATCGTTTACGTCAAAGAGGATGAGGAGACACATCGATTGATGGCTACGGCAAAGGTAGACAAGTATCTCTCCGTGCCATATACAGAAAGTGAATCGCAGTCGCAAGACAAGAGGGAATCGCAACCACAGGATAAGAAGGAAGCTCAGGAAAAGCCCCTACCCCTTGTAAAACATGGTGAGGCTTGCGACTGTCTCATCTGGCAGAAGACCGACCTGGGTTTCAAGACCATCGTCAACAATCGCTATCAAGGACAGGTCTACGACAATCAGATATTTCAGCCCCTGCACTCTGGTGAGCGTATCACGGCTTATATTGATCATGTACGTCAGGACGGCAAGATAGACCTCACCCTGCAACCAACTGGACGTCAGCATACGCTAGACTTTGCAGAGGTGCTACTGCGTTATCTCTACGAGAATGACGGACATTGTGATCTGGGCGACAAGAGCCCTGCAGAACTTATCTACAATCGTTTTAAGGTTTCGAAGAAAGCATACAAAAAAGCCATCGGCGATCTGTATCGCAGACGGCTGATAGTAATTGAAGAAGAAAGGATTCGCTTAGTTTAA